From Camelina sativa cultivar DH55 chromosome 7, Cs, whole genome shotgun sequence, one genomic window encodes:
- the LOC104702842 gene encoding prolyl 4-hydroxylase 13-like, which translates to MRSYGKEKKQQLAFPYIFIALCFLFAIIGFSFFILLSQRRFSEIPTRRSVNEETESLDHGSVPNNIPFQVLSWSPRVFYLRNFATKQQCEAIIDMAKPKLKPSKLALRKGETADTTRNVRTSTGVFISADEDESGLLDAIEEKIASATRIPSDYYESFNILRYQLGQKYDSHYDAFNPAEYGPQRSQRLVTFLLFLSTVKEGGETMFPFENGRNMNGSYDYEKCIGLKVKPRQGDAIFFYNLFPNKTIDQTSLHGSCPVIKGEKWVATKWIRDQIYD; encoded by the exons ATGAGATCTTATGGCaaagagaagaagcagcagcTAGCGTTTCCTTACATTTTCATTGCGTTATGCTTTCTTTTCGCCATCATtggtttctccttcttcattcttctctcTCAG aGACGTTTCAGTGAGATTCCAACACGAAGATCTGTAAACGAGGAAACTGAATCTTTAGATCACGGTTCTGTCCCTAACAACATTCCTTTTCAG GTTTTAAGCTGGAGTCCTCGAGTTTTTTACTTGCGGAATTTCGCAACTAAACAACAATGTGAAGCCATAATCGATATGGCAAAGCCTAAGCTTAAGCCTTCTAAGCTTGCTTTAAGGAAAGGCGAAACGGCAGATACCACTCGAAACGTTAGAACCAg CACTGGAGTGTTCATCAGTGCTGATGAAGATGAGTCCGGGCTTTTAGATGCCATCGAAGAGAAAATTGCTTCAGCCACGAGAATCCCTAGTGATTATTACGAA tcATTCAACATCTTGAGATATCAGCTTGGCCAGAAGTATGATTCACATTATGATGCCTTCAATCCAGCTGAGTATGGTCCTCAGAGAAGCCAAAGG CTTGTGACTTTCCTATTGTTCTTATCGACTGTCAAAGAAGGTGGAGAGACGATGTTCCCATTCGAG AATGGGAGAAACATGAATGGAAGTTATGATTATGAGAAGTGTATTGGTCTTAAAGTAAAGCCACGACAAGGAGACGctattttcttttacaatttgTTCCCAAACAAAACAATCGATCAG aCATCTCTCCATGGAAGCTGTCCTGTTATTAAGGGTGAGAAATGGGTTGCCACAAAATGGATACGAGACCAAATATATGATTGA
- the LOC109125707 gene encoding uncharacterized protein LOC109125707, whose product MNLANGEKNMEDQKKPPTTEQEVKNDVDSIKSPYLNYDKLEDYKMKGYGAEGHQEPKLGMGGGATDAPTPSGGVGRGGGAASTDLSSTGAINRQGVP is encoded by the coding sequence ATGAATTTAGCAAACGGGGAAAAAAATATGGAAGATCAGAAAAAGCCACCAACGACGGAGCAAGAAGTTAAAAACGACGTTGATTCTATCAAGAGCCCATACTTGAACTATGATAAATTGGAAGATTACAAGATGAAAGGTTACGGAGCCGAAGGCCACCAAGAGCCTAAGCTCGGCATGGGAGGTGGAGCCACCGATGCTCCCACTCCTTCAGGGGGCGTTGGCCGTGGTGGAGGTGCTGCATCGACGGATCTTTCCTCCACCGGTGCCATTAACCGTCAGGGAGTTCCgtga
- the LOC104702845 gene encoding uncharacterized protein LOC104702845 has translation MEAEKTPPTTTTTTTTPATTTEKKTGPDVKDNDLPTNSPYMATGTLEDYKMKAYGAEGHQEPTPGLGGGSTDAPTPSGDVPADATTTAAKAP, from the coding sequence ATGGAGGCTGAGAAAACACCaccgacgacgacgacgacgacgacgacaccGGCGACAACGACGGAAAAGAAAACTGGGCCAGATGTGAAAGACAACGACTTACCAACCAATAGCCCTTACATGGCTACGGGTACTTTGGAAGATTACAAGATGAAAGCTTATGGAGCTGAAGGCCATCAAGAGCCTACGCCTGGTCTAGGTGGTGGCTCCACCGATGCTCCTACTCCTTCAGGCGACGTACCTGCCGACGCCACCACCACCGCTGCGAAAGCTCCCTGA
- the LOC104702847 gene encoding lysine-rich arabinogalactan protein 17-like produces MDPKMLLTVTMICIVFIGVVGGQSPATAPIHSPSTSPPHHKPKSTSPAISPPAPTPESTPTADAPVPVEPPVEAPKSAANVPVTSAPSPTPEASSSPQISPPAPSPEADTPSAPVDAPSADDVPAPAPSKHKKKTKKHMTAPAPGPASEILSPPAPSGEAPGPGPSDAFSPAADDQSGAERTSVMQNLMVAVVAWPLLALVF; encoded by the exons ATGGATCCCAAAATGCTCTTAACAGTTACAATGATCTGCATTGTTTTCATCGGCGTAGTCGGTGGCCAATCTCCGGCCACCGCACCGATCCATTCTCCTTCTACATCTCCTCCTCATCATAAGCCTAAATCCACATCTCCCGCCATTTCTCCACCTGCTCCAACCCCCGAATCCACTCCCACGGCGGATGCCCCAGTACCGGTAGAACCTCCCGTCGAGGCACCTAAATCCGCGGCTAATGTGCCCGTTACGTCTGCTCCTTCTCCTACACCtgaggcttcttcttctcctcagaTCTCTCCTCCGGCTCCTTCACCGGAGGCTGATACTCCTTCGGCTCCGGTGGATGCGCCGTCAGCCGACGACGTCCCGGCTCCAGCTCCGAgcaaacataagaagaagacgaagaagcataTGACCGCTCCGGCTCCTGGACCAGCTTCGGAGATTCTAAGCCCTCCTGCACCATCCGGGGAAGCTCCTGGTCCTGGACCAAGCGATGCTTTCTCTCCCGCCGCGGACGATCAG AGCGGAGCAGAAAGAACAAGTGTAATGCAAAATCTGATGGTGGCAGTAGTCGCATGGCCTCTACTTGCTCTAGTCTTCTAA
- the LOC104704980 gene encoding uncharacterized protein LOC104704980, translating to MNCLSYFLLVIVLCAGLNNAVLFPKTYPKNLVQFTNVLGPENILKIHCVSKDDDLGYHYLRHGKIYSFQFDDSVFKTKFDCDLWQGSPYYKFHANFRAYEGGGFVVHYGKKNFWEAREDGIYFTHGIEMPKLEYKWSREEII from the coding sequence ATGAActgtttatcttattttttacttGTTATTGTATTGTGCGCAGGATTGAATAATGCGGTTCTCTTCCCGAAAACCTATCCAAAAAACTTAGTACAATTTACGAATGTTCTGGGTCCAGAAAACATTCTCAAGATTCATTGTGTATCTAAAGATGACGACCTCGGCTACCATTATTTGAGACATGGAAAAATTTATAGTTTTCAATTCGATGATAGtgttttcaaaaccaaatttgattGTGATTTATGGCAGGGTAGTCCATATTACAAGTTTCATGCAAATTTTAGAGCATACGAAGGTGGTGGGTTTGTAGTTCACTATGGTAAAAAGAATTTTTGGGAAGCAAGAGAAGATGGTATTTACTTTACACATGGTATAGAAATGCCTAAACTAGAGTATAAATGGAGCCGTGaagaaattatataa
- the LOC104704981 gene encoding uncharacterized protein LOC104704981 — MRRTTKPIKTIYCLSYFLLVIVLCAGLNNEDLFPKNSVEFTNALGPENILKIHCVSKDDDLGYHYLRHGRIYSFRFDDSVLKTKFDCDLWQGSPYYKFHANFRAYEGGGFVVHNGKKNFWETREDGIYFTHGREIPKLEYKWSREEII; from the exons ATGAG aagaacTACTAAACCTATAAAAACAATATActgtttatcttattttttacttGTTATTGTATTGTGTGCAGGATTGAATAATGAAGATCTCTTCCCGAAAAACTCAGTAGAATTTACGAATGCTCTTGGTCCAGAAAACATTCTCAAGATTCATTGTGTATCTAAAGATGACGACCTCGgctaccattatctgagacatGGAAGAATTTATAGTTTTCGGTTCGATGATAGTGTCttgaaaaccaaatttgatTGTGATTTATGGCAGGGTAGTCCTTATTACAAGTTTCATGCAAATTTTAGAGCATACGAAGGTGGTGGGTTTGTAGTTCATAATGGTAAAAAGAACTTTTGGGAAACTAGAGAAGATGGTATTTACTTTACACATGGTAGAGAAATACCTAAATTAGAGTATAAATGGAGCCGTGaagaaattatttaa